The Caulifigura coniformis genome includes a region encoding these proteins:
- a CDS encoding DNA gyrase/topoisomerase IV subunit B produces the protein MAVAESKKSYTAEDIEVLEGLEPVRKRPSMYIGGTDARGLHHLIWEIVDNSVDEYLAGECDRIEVQLHKDLASMTVTDNGRGIPVDIHPKTKKSALETILTTLHAGGKFSNKNYARSGGLHGVGSSVVTALSEELVATVHRDGNEWQQRFKRGKPTTPVKNLRPFRGHGTSIFFRPDPEIFRRVQFHADTIRQHLEDISYVHGGLTILFADDSKNEKVELHHPEGIKTYLERIIVDDKRKAVHDLLFACEKEEDKIRVEAVLKWTESTDEHLRSYVNGIRTRAGGTHESGLRSAVAKAVKNYMDVHEIKQKGLDITPDDIREGIVSIVSVFHPEPMFQGQTKDRLNNPEMGPWVEGMVRPALESFLNNNRSIADGVLGRIILAARARQASRDAQAEVRRKTPGSKKSNLPGKLLDCRESNPDETELFIVEGQSAGGTAASGRDSRIQAVLPLKGKILNTEGLTTGKIIANQEIKDLVDTLGCGIGPSFDPHKLRYGKIILLMDADSDGYHISTLLLTFFFRHMRELIQLGKVFIGQPPLYKIEVGKQRFYARDEAAKEEVLASLGERRSFDVQRFKGLGEMNADQLKETTLSPANRVLLQVDIDSMVEADKVFAQLLGKDASERYRIIMDEAAEADDLDL, from the coding sequence ATGGCTGTCGCTGAATCGAAGAAGAGTTACACCGCCGAGGACATCGAAGTTCTGGAGGGGCTGGAGCCCGTCCGGAAGCGGCCGTCGATGTACATCGGAGGGACGGACGCCCGCGGACTGCATCACCTGATCTGGGAAATCGTCGACAACTCGGTCGACGAATACCTTGCCGGCGAATGCGACCGGATCGAGGTCCAGCTTCACAAGGACCTCGCGTCGATGACGGTGACGGATAACGGCCGCGGGATTCCGGTCGACATTCACCCCAAGACGAAGAAGTCGGCCCTGGAGACGATCCTGACCACGCTGCACGCGGGGGGGAAGTTCTCGAACAAGAACTACGCCCGCAGCGGCGGTCTGCATGGCGTGGGCTCGTCGGTGGTGACGGCGCTGTCTGAAGAACTAGTGGCGACGGTTCACCGTGACGGCAACGAGTGGCAGCAGCGGTTCAAGCGAGGAAAGCCGACGACGCCGGTCAAGAACCTGCGTCCGTTCCGGGGACACGGGACGAGCATCTTCTTCCGGCCGGACCCGGAAATCTTCCGGCGCGTGCAGTTCCACGCGGACACGATCCGGCAGCATCTGGAGGACATCTCCTATGTTCACGGCGGCCTGACGATCCTGTTCGCCGACGACTCGAAGAACGAGAAGGTCGAGCTGCACCATCCCGAAGGGATCAAAACGTACCTCGAACGGATCATCGTTGACGACAAGCGGAAAGCGGTGCATGACCTGCTGTTCGCCTGCGAAAAGGAAGAGGACAAGATCCGCGTCGAAGCGGTCCTCAAGTGGACCGAATCGACCGACGAGCACCTGCGGAGCTACGTGAACGGCATCCGTACACGGGCAGGGGGGACGCATGAGTCGGGCCTGCGTTCGGCCGTGGCGAAGGCCGTCAAGAACTACATGGACGTGCACGAGATCAAGCAGAAGGGGCTCGACATCACGCCGGACGACATCCGCGAGGGGATCGTTTCGATCGTGTCGGTGTTCCATCCGGAGCCGATGTTCCAGGGGCAGACGAAGGACCGCCTGAACAACCCGGAAATGGGTCCGTGGGTGGAAGGCATGGTCCGCCCGGCGCTGGAGTCGTTCCTCAACAACAACCGCTCGATCGCCGACGGGGTGCTGGGACGGATCATCCTCGCGGCCCGGGCCCGCCAGGCGAGCCGCGACGCCCAGGCCGAAGTGCGCCGCAAGACGCCGGGTTCGAAGAAGAGCAACCTCCCCGGGAAGCTGCTTGACTGCCGCGAGAGCAATCCCGACGAGACCGAGCTGTTCATCGTGGAAGGACAGTCGGCCGGCGGTACGGCGGCGAGCGGTCGCGATTCACGAATCCAGGCGGTGCTGCCGCTGAAAGGGAAGATCCTGAACACCGAAGGACTGACCACGGGGAAGATCATCGCCAACCAGGAGATCAAGGACCTGGTCGACACGCTCGGCTGCGGAATCGGCCCGAGCTTTGATCCGCACAAGCTGCGGTATGGGAAGATCATCCTGCTGATGGACGCCGACAGCGACGGCTACCACATCAGCACGCTGCTGCTCACATTCTTTTTCCGACATATGCGGGAGCTGATCCAGCTGGGAAAAGTCTTCATCGGCCAGCCGCCGCTGTACAAGATCGAAGTCGGCAAGCAGCGGTTCTATGCCCGCGATGAAGCGGCCAAGGAAGAAGTGCTCGCGAGCCTCGGCGAACGTCGTTCCTTCGACGTGCAGCGGTTCAAAGGGCTGGGCGAGATGAACGCCGACCAGCTGAAGGAAACGACGCTGAGCCCGGCGAACCGGGTGCTTCTGCAGGTCGACATCGACAGCATGGTGGAAGCGGACAAGGTGTTCGCGCAGCTGCTCGGAAAGGATGCTTCAGAGCGATACCGGATCATCATGGACGAAGCGGCGGAAGCGGACGACCTGGATCTCTAG
- a CDS encoding RidA family protein, producing MFQESRLEELKIVLPTPPSPVAAYIPAVRTGDLVFVSGQLPMASGQLTVTGKVPSAVSIEAAAEGARLCILNSLAILKATVGNLAKLKRVVRIGVFVQSDLDFAEQALVANGASELLQKIFGDIGRHARTTIGVAALPLNAAVEVEAIYEVMPQV from the coding sequence ATGTTTCAGGAAAGCCGGCTCGAAGAACTCAAGATCGTTTTGCCGACGCCCCCCTCGCCGGTAGCAGCCTACATCCCGGCCGTGCGCACTGGCGATCTCGTTTTCGTCAGCGGCCAGCTGCCGATGGCCTCCGGCCAGTTGACCGTCACCGGCAAGGTCCCCTCCGCCGTCTCCATCGAGGCGGCGGCCGAAGGAGCCCGGCTCTGCATCCTCAACTCCCTCGCCATCCTCAAGGCGACGGTCGGTAATCTCGCGAAACTGAAACGGGTGGTGCGGATCGGCGTCTTCGTTCAGTCCGATCTCGATTTCGCCGAGCAGGCCCTCGTCGCCAACGGCGCCAGCGAACTCCTCCAGAAAATCTTCGGCGATATCGGCCGTCATGCCCGCACGACGATCGGCGTCGCCGCACTCCCCTTGAATGCCGCGGTGGAAGTCGAAGCCATCTACGAAGTCATGCCGCAGGTCTGA
- the aroE gene encoding shikimate dehydrogenase yields MICVALGRTRHRMMIAAHKALAEVGVGLVELRVDWLSRNPDLSRVIKERPTPIVVTCRRPQDGGRWRGPEEDRIMLLRQAIASGVDYVDLETDIADKIPRFGKTKRIVSYHNFQETPDNLEDVHEKLSKQNADIVKIVTMANSPADNVKLLKLIPDAKVPTIAFCMGDFGIPSRILCGKYGSPFTYATFSKERLLAPGQLSFEDMRDIYHFDELNRETKVFGVIGDPIAHSWSPLIHNAALKKAGVNAVYLPFRIPADDLKPALRAFEWLDVQGYSVTIPHKESIAGMVSHVDANVTDSGAANTLYKNSQDKWCAVNTDYEAALTVIREKVAETGGGTLEGKRVMLLGAGGVAKAIGLALTRAGAAITVTNRSKDRGKALAETLNCQFLGWENRGTPFVDILVNCTPIGMWPDTESTPFNQNWFRDGMIVFDTIYNPETTLLLKEAKAHFCHTISGLEMFVRQAAEQFECFTGGAAPVDVMRATLRKAISPVRIKVEKPPESKAPSEDGD; encoded by the coding sequence ATGATCTGCGTCGCCCTGGGCCGTACCCGTCACCGCATGATGATCGCCGCGCATAAAGCGCTGGCCGAGGTCGGTGTGGGCCTCGTTGAACTCCGGGTCGACTGGCTCTCCCGGAATCCGGACCTCTCGCGCGTCATCAAAGAGCGGCCCACTCCGATCGTCGTCACCTGCCGACGCCCCCAGGACGGCGGCCGCTGGCGCGGGCCCGAAGAAGACCGGATCATGCTGCTCCGGCAGGCGATCGCCTCCGGCGTCGATTACGTCGATCTCGAAACCGACATCGCCGACAAGATCCCGCGGTTCGGCAAAACGAAACGCATCGTCAGCTACCACAACTTCCAGGAAACGCCCGACAACCTCGAGGACGTCCACGAAAAGCTGTCGAAGCAGAACGCCGACATCGTGAAGATCGTCACGATGGCGAACTCTCCGGCCGACAACGTGAAGCTCCTGAAGCTCATTCCGGACGCCAAGGTTCCCACCATCGCCTTCTGCATGGGCGACTTCGGCATCCCCAGCCGCATCCTCTGCGGAAAATACGGCTCGCCGTTCACCTATGCGACCTTCAGCAAGGAGCGCCTGCTCGCCCCCGGCCAGCTCTCCTTCGAAGACATGCGCGACATCTACCACTTCGATGAGCTCAATCGCGAAACGAAGGTCTTCGGCGTCATCGGCGATCCGATCGCCCACAGCTGGAGCCCGCTGATTCACAACGCCGCCCTCAAAAAGGCCGGCGTCAACGCCGTCTACCTCCCCTTCCGCATTCCGGCCGACGACCTGAAGCCCGCCCTCCGCGCGTTCGAGTGGCTCGACGTCCAGGGCTACAGCGTGACGATCCCGCACAAGGAATCGATCGCGGGAATGGTCTCGCATGTCGACGCCAACGTCACCGACAGCGGCGCAGCCAATACCCTCTACAAGAACTCCCAGGATAAATGGTGCGCGGTCAACACCGACTACGAGGCCGCCCTCACCGTCATTCGTGAAAAAGTCGCGGAGACCGGCGGCGGCACGCTCGAAGGCAAACGCGTGATGCTGCTGGGCGCCGGCGGCGTCGCCAAGGCCATCGGCCTCGCACTCACGCGGGCCGGCGCCGCCATCACGGTCACCAACCGCTCCAAGGATCGCGGCAAAGCCCTCGCCGAAACGCTCAACTGCCAGTTCCTCGGCTGGGAGAACCGCGGTACGCCGTTCGTCGACATCCTCGTCAACTGCACGCCCATCGGCATGTGGCCCGACACCGAGTCGACCCCCTTCAACCAGAACTGGTTCCGCGACGGCATGATCGTGTTCGACACGATCTACAACCCCGAAACCACCCTGCTCCTCAAGGAGGCGAAGGCCCACTTCTGCCACACGATCAGCGGACTGGAAATGTTCGTGCGGCAGGCGGCCGAGCAGTTTGAATGTTTCACCGGCGGGGCCGCCCCCGTCGACGTGATGCGTGCGACGCTCCGCAAGGCGATCTCGCCCGTCCGCATCAAGGTCGAGAAGCCGCCCGAGTCTAAAGCTCCGTCCGAAGACGGCGACTGA
- a CDS encoding NYN domain-containing protein, whose translation MPIDVMIDGYNLLHAAGLAKARYAPGELERRRARLLAKLRDLLDPAMLARTTVVFDARVNPPPVRPDPPAGPITVLFAPRDREADDVIEELLAKHSAPGQVLVVSSDHRLHKAARRRSATPIDSDAFLDQLEVDQHLAPPSGPVVSPKAKPPAAPTLEDELRQRMEGPPRGSDSAAARPDSVKGDLKPPSPPVDPLNDPAFWERRIHGGET comes from the coding sequence GTGCCGATCGACGTGATGATCGATGGGTACAACCTGCTCCACGCCGCCGGGCTGGCCAAAGCCAGGTATGCGCCCGGCGAGCTCGAACGCCGTCGCGCCCGGCTCTTGGCGAAGCTCCGCGATCTCCTCGACCCCGCGATGCTCGCCCGCACCACCGTCGTCTTCGACGCTCGGGTCAATCCTCCGCCGGTCCGCCCCGATCCGCCGGCCGGGCCCATCACCGTGCTCTTCGCCCCGCGCGACCGTGAAGCAGACGATGTCATCGAAGAGCTGCTCGCGAAGCACTCGGCCCCAGGCCAGGTCCTTGTCGTTTCCAGCGACCACCGACTGCACAAGGCGGCCCGTCGGCGCAGCGCCACCCCGATCGACAGCGACGCATTCCTCGACCAGCTCGAAGTCGATCAACATCTCGCCCCTCCCTCAGGCCCGGTCGTTTCTCCGAAGGCGAAGCCGCCCGCCGCGCCGACGCTCGAAGACGAACTCCGCCAGCGCATGGAGGGCCCCCCGCGCGGCAGCGACTCTGCCGCCGCACGCCCCGATTCGGTGAAGGGGGATCTGAAACCTCCTTCCCCGCCAGTCGACCCGCTCAACGACCCGGCATTCTGGGAACGACGCATCCACGGAGGCGAGACCTGA
- a CDS encoding replication-associated recombination protein A: MTPVTRSLFEPPEELTPPAAEVDSPLAERLRPRTLEEFVGQRHLVGSDRLIGRLMSGHGNLPSLILWGGPGSGKTTLARILASRPGMKFHALSAVLSGVKELREAIAVARSDRKRGARTVLFIDEIHRFNKSQQDALLPAVEDGTVTLIGATTENPSFEVNAALLSRARVLVLEPLSETDVLIVLRRAMTDQVRGLAMLRPYLTDETLSQLAKVAGGDARVALTALETAVLSVTPDETGLRTVTWENVTEALGRSRFAYDKHGEDHYNLASALIKSLRNSDANAGLYWLARLIEGGADPMFIARRLCILASEDVGMADPQAMVQASAASQIVHLIGLPEALYPLSQTVVYLARAPKSNAMKMGYMAAAADAAATAREAVPLHLRNAVTPLLKGVGYGEGYRYVHNDPAAAKEMECLPPGLVGRDYLHDSEPTAPPF, from the coding sequence GTGACGCCTGTGACCCGTTCGCTCTTTGAGCCGCCAGAAGAACTCACCCCCCCGGCCGCGGAAGTCGATTCGCCGCTCGCGGAACGCCTCAGGCCCCGCACTCTCGAAGAGTTCGTCGGCCAGCGGCACCTCGTCGGCTCAGATCGCCTGATCGGCCGGCTGATGTCCGGGCATGGCAATCTTCCATCGCTCATCCTCTGGGGCGGACCCGGGTCAGGAAAGACGACGCTCGCCCGCATCCTCGCCAGTCGCCCCGGCATGAAGTTCCATGCCCTCTCCGCCGTGCTCAGCGGCGTGAAGGAACTGCGCGAGGCGATCGCCGTCGCCCGCAGCGACCGCAAGCGCGGCGCGAGAACGGTCCTCTTCATCGATGAAATCCACCGCTTCAACAAGTCGCAGCAGGACGCACTCCTCCCGGCCGTCGAGGATGGAACCGTCACCCTCATCGGCGCAACGACCGAGAATCCCTCGTTCGAGGTCAACGCGGCCCTCCTGTCGCGCGCCCGCGTTCTCGTCCTCGAACCTCTCTCCGAAACTGACGTTCTCATCGTGCTGCGCCGCGCGATGACGGACCAGGTGCGCGGGCTCGCCATGCTCCGCCCCTATCTCACCGATGAAACGCTGAGCCAGCTGGCTAAAGTCGCGGGAGGCGACGCCCGCGTCGCCCTCACGGCCCTCGAGACAGCCGTCCTCTCCGTCACTCCCGATGAGACGGGACTGCGGACCGTCACGTGGGAGAACGTCACGGAAGCCCTCGGCCGCTCTCGGTTCGCCTACGACAAGCACGGTGAAGACCACTACAACCTCGCCTCGGCCCTCATCAAATCGCTTCGCAACAGCGACGCCAATGCCGGCCTCTACTGGCTCGCCCGGCTGATCGAAGGCGGAGCCGATCCCATGTTCATCGCCCGCCGGCTCTGCATCCTGGCGTCGGAAGATGTCGGAATGGCCGATCCCCAGGCCATGGTCCAGGCATCCGCAGCCTCACAGATCGTCCACCTGATCGGCCTGCCCGAGGCGCTCTATCCGCTTTCGCAGACAGTCGTATATCTCGCACGCGCGCCGAAGTCGAACGCCATGAAAATGGGGTACATGGCCGCCGCAGCCGATGCCGCCGCCACCGCGCGGGAGGCCGTTCCCCTGCATCTTCGAAACGCCGTCACGCCGCTTTTGAAAGGCGTCGGCTACGGAGAGGGCTATCGGTACGTCCACAACGACCCGGCCGCGGCGAAGGAAATGGAATGCCTCCCGCCAGGCCTCGTCGGCCGCGATTACCTGCACGATTCCGAACCAACCGCTCCGCCGTTCTGA
- a CDS encoding VWA domain-containing protein yields the protein MSTFEYSRFDGSEEFSPQSADKVFDEFSKYLMQFGDEVMENFERWEDENPDVVDMLVKRGLIEKDREGKYRVTPKGMKRIENKALENLFDVRARDAMGRHDTQFRGAGQTVHEDSKPYEYGDPVSNLNLHETLRNAVQRQGGGTPVKITADDLVVHEMEYQTSCATVVLLDMSGSMTRYGKFGAAKQTALALQALVRAKYQGDFLQTVGFYTYASPLGERELLNCAPKEVSIYDSRVRMRINLDQPPSFVPEHFTNLHAGLQFARRILMRQPAANKQIIVITDGEPTAHVEGRDLVLMYPPSEKSARLTLGEAKHCAEMGIHIASFALVEDYFYHSLVNFVEQMAQVTGGISATCNAQDMGNMVVSSFIGGRKKRRRVG from the coding sequence ATGTCGACGTTCGAATATTCGCGGTTTGATGGCTCCGAGGAGTTCTCTCCCCAGTCGGCCGACAAGGTCTTCGACGAGTTTTCGAAGTACCTGATGCAGTTCGGCGACGAGGTAATGGAGAATTTCGAACGCTGGGAAGACGAGAACCCCGACGTCGTCGACATGCTTGTGAAACGCGGGCTGATCGAAAAGGACCGCGAAGGGAAGTACCGCGTCACCCCGAAGGGCATGAAGCGGATCGAGAACAAGGCCCTCGAAAACCTGTTCGACGTGCGGGCCCGCGACGCCATGGGGCGGCACGACACGCAGTTCCGCGGCGCGGGGCAGACGGTTCACGAAGATTCCAAGCCCTACGAATACGGCGACCCGGTCTCCAACCTGAATCTGCATGAGACGCTGCGCAACGCCGTGCAGCGGCAGGGGGGCGGGACGCCGGTGAAGATCACGGCCGACGACCTGGTGGTCCACGAAATGGAGTACCAGACGTCGTGCGCGACGGTGGTACTGCTGGACATGTCGGGGAGCATGACCCGGTACGGAAAGTTCGGAGCGGCCAAGCAGACAGCCCTTGCGCTGCAGGCGCTCGTCCGGGCGAAGTACCAGGGGGACTTCCTGCAAACGGTCGGGTTTTACACGTACGCGTCGCCGCTGGGTGAACGGGAACTCCTGAACTGTGCCCCGAAGGAAGTGAGCATCTACGACTCGCGGGTGCGGATGCGGATCAACCTCGACCAGCCGCCGTCGTTCGTGCCGGAGCACTTCACGAACCTTCATGCCGGCCTGCAGTTCGCGCGACGGATCCTGATGCGACAGCCGGCCGCGAACAAGCAGATCATCGTGATCACCGACGGCGAGCCGACGGCGCACGTGGAAGGCCGGGACCTGGTGCTGATGTATCCGCCGTCGGAGAAATCAGCCCGGCTGACGCTCGGCGAGGCGAAGCATTGCGCGGAGATGGGAATTCACATCGCGAGCTTCGCGCTGGTGGAGGACTATTTCTACCACAGCCTGGTCAACTTCGTGGAGCAGATGGCCCAGGTGACGGGGGGCATCTCCGCGACGTGCAACGCCCAGGACATGGGAAACATGGTCGTCAGCAGCTTCATCGGCGGTCGAAAAAAGCGGCGGCGGGTCGGCTGA
- a CDS encoding DNA gyrase/topoisomerase IV subunit A — MADRRNGRAGASEQAAPEQFAYAPLSEETRRRYLNYAMSVIMSRALPDARDGLKPVQRRILYTMFNELGVTFDAKFVKCARIIGDVVGKYHPHGQSAVYEALVRLAQDFTLRAPLVFPQGNFGSVIGLPAAAERYTEAKLSKIAEELLSELKYDTVDTRPTYDAERQEPVVLPARFPNLLVNGASGIAVGMATNIPPHNLGEVLRACGMLIENPELSVRQIMRTIKGPDFPLGGRVVTNVDELKSIYEEGRGSIKVRGEWKFDVEKKKEVQNRIIIHSIPYGVETGPLMEQLGEIRDSRRLPQLVDVSDLSDDKHGLRIMLEIKSGADAEVVMAYLFKHTSLEQNFGYNATALAPDEHGVLTPRRLDLKQLLQCFLDFRFTTVRKRFEFQLRQLERRIHILEGFEIIFDGLDKALKIIRSSDGRQDAAVKLMKAFPLLDEEQTFAVLDIALYRISQLEIGRIREELAEKRKEAERIRGILKSDKKLWGVVQEELEEIGKAYPGERRTNFGTSDEVTEFDASAYIVKENTQVVVSTDGWVRRINKISTVDKLRMREGDSVLAIVPCSTLDNVVFFSSDGMAYTLTVNEIPASTGYGEPLAKFVRMGDGARIVTALSTDSRFTPADREVKGQATPSPFLFVATAAGQVARLSLSWYRQVSTKAGRKYCRLRDKDRVVHVEIMDDSDSVFLATRKARLLHFKVDDVPVLGGAGMGVRGIKLESDDIVLGAQRLTRPSDTLKAINENDKELSFGQGKYEITSRGGRGVKTSHRTGFKFLVRGEFALPDWTQHGGTN; from the coding sequence TTGGCTGACCGAAGGAACGGACGGGCTGGAGCGAGCGAACAGGCGGCCCCTGAACAGTTTGCGTACGCGCCACTGAGCGAGGAAACCCGCCGGCGCTACCTGAACTACGCCATGTCCGTGATTATGTCACGGGCCCTTCCCGACGCCCGCGACGGCCTCAAACCCGTCCAGCGCCGCATCCTCTACACCATGTTCAACGAGCTCGGCGTCACCTTCGACGCCAAGTTCGTCAAATGCGCCCGCATCATCGGCGACGTCGTCGGTAAGTATCACCCCCACGGCCAGTCCGCCGTCTACGAGGCCCTCGTCCGCCTCGCCCAGGATTTCACGCTCCGGGCCCCCCTCGTGTTCCCGCAGGGGAACTTCGGGTCGGTCATCGGACTCCCGGCCGCCGCCGAGCGATACACCGAAGCCAAGCTCAGCAAGATCGCCGAAGAACTCCTCAGCGAGCTGAAATACGACACGGTCGACACCCGGCCGACGTATGACGCCGAGCGGCAGGAACCGGTCGTCCTCCCGGCCCGCTTCCCCAACCTGCTCGTCAACGGCGCGTCGGGCATCGCCGTCGGCATGGCCACGAACATCCCGCCGCACAACCTCGGCGAAGTGCTCCGCGCCTGCGGAATGCTCATCGAGAACCCCGAGCTGAGCGTCCGCCAGATCATGCGGACGATCAAGGGCCCCGACTTCCCGCTCGGAGGCCGGGTCGTCACCAACGTCGACGAGCTCAAGAGCATCTACGAAGAGGGGCGCGGCTCCATCAAAGTCCGCGGCGAGTGGAAGTTCGATGTCGAGAAGAAGAAGGAAGTCCAGAACCGGATCATCATCCACTCGATTCCCTACGGAGTGGAAACCGGGCCGCTGATGGAGCAGCTCGGCGAAATCCGCGATTCGCGCCGCCTGCCGCAGCTGGTCGACGTCTCCGACCTGTCTGATGACAAGCACGGTCTGCGGATCATGCTGGAGATCAAGTCGGGCGCCGACGCCGAAGTCGTCATGGCCTACCTGTTCAAGCACACCTCGCTCGAACAGAACTTCGGCTACAACGCCACCGCCCTCGCCCCGGATGAGCACGGCGTCCTGACCCCCCGCCGCCTCGATCTCAAGCAACTGCTCCAGTGCTTTCTCGACTTCCGGTTCACGACCGTCCGCAAGCGGTTCGAGTTCCAGCTGCGGCAGCTCGAACGCCGCATCCACATCCTGGAAGGCTTCGAGATCATCTTCGACGGCCTCGACAAGGCCCTGAAGATCATCCGCTCCAGCGACGGACGGCAGGACGCGGCCGTGAAGCTCATGAAGGCGTTTCCGCTGCTCGATGAGGAGCAGACCTTCGCCGTCCTCGACATCGCCCTGTACCGTATTTCGCAGCTCGAAATCGGCCGCATTCGCGAAGAACTGGCGGAAAAGCGAAAAGAGGCCGAACGCATTCGCGGCATCCTGAAGTCCGACAAGAAGCTCTGGGGCGTCGTCCAGGAAGAACTCGAAGAGATCGGCAAGGCCTACCCCGGCGAACGTCGCACCAACTTCGGCACCTCGGATGAAGTCACCGAGTTCGACGCCTCCGCCTACATCGTCAAGGAGAACACGCAAGTTGTCGTCAGCACGGACGGCTGGGTCCGGCGGATCAACAAGATCTCGACCGTCGACAAGCTCCGCATGCGCGAAGGCGATTCCGTTCTGGCGATCGTCCCCTGCAGCACGCTCGATAATGTCGTCTTCTTCTCCAGCGATGGCATGGCTTACACCCTGACCGTCAACGAGATTCCCGCCTCCACCGGGTATGGCGAGCCTCTGGCGAAGTTCGTCCGCATGGGGGACGGCGCGCGAATCGTCACCGCCCTCTCAACCGATTCCCGCTTCACTCCGGCCGACAGGGAAGTGAAGGGACAGGCGACCCCCTCCCCGTTCCTGTTCGTGGCGACGGCCGCCGGCCAGGTCGCCCGCCTCTCGCTCAGCTGGTATCGCCAGGTCTCCACCAAGGCCGGCCGGAAATACTGCCGCCTCCGCGACAAGGATCGCGTCGTGCACGTCGAGATCATGGACGACAGCGATTCAGTCTTCCTCGCCACCCGCAAGGCCCGCCTGCTCCACTTCAAAGTCGACGACGTCCCGGTTCTCGGTGGGGCCGGCATGGGAGTCCGCGGGATCAAGCTCGAGTCGGACGACATCGTCCTCGGAGCCCAGCGGCTGACGCGCCCCAGCGACACCCTCAAGGCGATCAACGAGAACGACAAGGAACTCAGCTTCGGCCAGGGGAAGTACGAGATCACCAGCCGCGGCGG